In the Burkholderia multivorans ATCC BAA-247 genome, GCGCGACATCGCGGCGCTCGCGAAGGCGGCCGGCGCGCTGGTCGTCGTCGACGCGGTCTGCACGCTGTCGACGATGCCGCTCGAGATGGACGCGTGGGGCATCGACGCGGTGATCACCGGCGGTCAGAAGGGGCTGTCGTCGATTCCCGGCGTGTCGCTGATCGCGTTCTCCGACGCCGCCTGGGAACGGATGAAACATCGCCCGGAGCCGAACGCGCACTGGTGCCTCGACATGGCGCTCGCCGAGAACTTCTGGCACAACGCGGGCTATCACTACACCGCGCCCGTGTCGGGCGTGCTCGCGCTGCACGAGGCGCTGCGGCTCGTGTGCGCGGAGACGCTCGAAAGCCGCTTCGCGCGCCATCTGCGCTGTTCGCTCGCGCTGCAGGCGGCCGTCGAGGCGATGGGACTGAAGCTGTATGCGCCGAAGGCGTGCCGGCTCAATTCGGTCGTCGGGATCGAGACGCCGGAAGGCCTCACGCCGGGCCTGATCTGCGGCCATATCTCGAAACAGTATCAGGTCGAGATCTCGGGCTCGTTCGGCTTGCCGATCGTGCGGATCGGCCAGATGGGCGAGCAGTGCCGCGAACACAACCTGTTCCGCACCGTGCATGCGTTCGGCCGCACGATGGTCGACCTGAAGGTGCCCGTGGATCTGCCGGCCGGCGTCGCGGCGCTCGAGCAGGAACTGTCGCGGCGCGGCGCGTAACGCGCGCGGCGCGGCCGCTCAGCGGCCCTGGATCGCGCGCCGGTACGCGTTCGGCGCCGCGCCGTGCGCGTCGCGAAAGCGGTGGCTGAAATGCGCGGCGTTCGCATAGCCGCAGTCGGCCGCGATCTGCGCGAGCGGCAGCGACGTCGTGCGCAGCAGCAGGCGCGCGCGGGCGAGCCGCTGCTCGGCGACCCATGCATGCGGCGCGCGGCCGAACGACAGCCGGAACATCCGCGAGAAGTGGTATTCGGACAGCGCGGCG is a window encoding:
- a CDS encoding pyridoxal-phosphate-dependent aminotransferase family protein codes for the protein MSIDHSPIPCPVVVPLDAILPEEPLLMMGAGPVPIPAAVAKANTIVINHLGATMAKIIEQVKEMARYVFQTRTKWVLGVAGPGSAAMEMAISNLAWRGTRVLSIRNGFFSARMAEMATRVGAEVATLEVADRAVASLDEVAEAIARERPEIVTIVQGETSNTVWNRDLRDIAALAKAAGALVVVDAVCTLSTMPLEMDAWGIDAVITGGQKGLSSIPGVSLIAFSDAAWERMKHRPEPNAHWCLDMALAENFWHNAGYHYTAPVSGVLALHEALRLVCAETLESRFARHLRCSLALQAAVEAMGLKLYAPKACRLNSVVGIETPEGLTPGLICGHISKQYQVEISGSFGLPIVRIGQMGEQCREHNLFRTVHAFGRTMVDLKVPVDLPAGVAALEQELSRRGA